The DNA region TATACCTTAATTCATCCTATGGGAGCTAGAGAGCGCACTTTAGGTTATTACTCTGAATTGTTTCCCATCTTCACAAATTACAACTTTGTTTTTTCCAAGAGCTTTAGCATACTTAAGTGAAAAAAATGAACTTTTCAAATCATTGCCTATACCAGCAGAAAATGTGTAATGTGGTTTTCCAATAGATTCAATATATCGTGCAAAACTCTCTACTTCTACATTACTGCCTTTGCAGGCAACACCATCCGCAGCACAAAATATAATCTCAAATTCTAATTTTTTTAAGTATTCACATATTTGAGTCAAAATGCGATCCAAATCTTGAATAATTTTGACTAAGTTTTCTTCATTATTTTCAAGATAACCCCTGGCAATCTTGTTACCTATATCATCCCCATCAAGCGAAATATAAAGAGGCATGTTTCACCTTTTACCTGGACGCAAAATTATCACAACTTTCGCAATTATAAATATTGCTTTACTCTTTTTTTTAGTATACTTACTAACTCCCTATAACTTTTCAGTAGAAGTGATAAGGTATGTTAGTTTTTCTATTACAATTTTTGATGTTATTGCGTTTTTAATATCCGTATATTTTTGGAGACTACTCTGGAAACTTATACCTATCCTCTCAGAAATATATTTTCCAGATATTAATGGTATATGGCAGGGAAAACTAATTTTTGGTACGGGCTTAGAAGAGGAACAACTAGAGGCTAAAGTTAGAATCAAACAAAACTTATTTAATATAAATATAAAC from Funiculus sociatus GB2-C1 includes:
- a CDS encoding mCpol domain-containing protein: MPLYISLDGDDIGNKIARGYLENNEENLVKIIQDLDRILTQICEYLKKLEFEIIFCAADGVACKGSNVEVESFARYIESIGKPHYTFSAGIGNDLKSSFFSLKYAKALGKNKVVICEDGKQFRVIT